The region ATATTTGAAAAAGTTTATAAACTGTATTCAAATTATGCTCACTCTGAATTTATTGCGATGATTCAACTAAACGAAGGCAAAATGAGCAAATCAGATTCATTTAATACTGAAACTACTGTTACGACTTTAAATAATATACGTGTTATAAATTGTGTTTCTATAATTTCCTTCATAAACAAATATAAATTCTCAAAAGATAAATATATGGAGATTGATGAATCATCAAGATACGTAATTGAATTTTGGAATAAATTTGGAATTGAGGAATGAAAAAACTGGTGCTAACACCGTATATAGCTCATAGCTACGTAGTTGTTTAATTCAAAGTCCTGGTATAATTGCAAGTCCGCCAAATTTTTTAATTTGGCTTATTGAGAAAAAAGATAATAATAAAATTAAAAAATTGGCTCGTGCTTAACTGAAAAGTAATCACTATTTTTCACGCTACGAGCCATATACACAACCGTTGTGCAAAATATTAAGCAAATCTAGAGACATAAGTAATAAAACCAAAAAAAAGGATATGCTTGCGAAATTAGAAAAAGACATTATTAACGTTTACAATGAAAAAGATATTTTGATAGGTGGAATTAAAACTCAATCAAATTATAAGAATGCGGATATTATAATTGGAGAAAGTAAATACCAATTGACACGTGACAAATGGAACACCAAAATATTAGAGAATGGTGATGTTAAATACAATCTGAAAAGCAATTCGTTTTCTGGAAATACAGAAGTTTTAGAAACTGGACGAAAAATCACAGGAGTGTTCGGACTAAAATGGGGAACAAAAATGATTGATAATCAAAAGAATATTCTCATTAAAATTAGAAACGAAAGTCAGTTCATCGACAAGAAGAAATACGAGATTGAAATATCAGATAATAATGTAACTGATTTAGAAATCCTTATGACTCTATATGGACATTTATATGGCTCAAATATGAAAGTACAAGCAGTTGTAATTTGTGCTATCGCAGGCACTGGAGCTATGATTTGGTTGACATAGTCACGCGAAAAATACTTTGCACAACACCGTATATAGCTCATAGCTAATTAGTTGTTTAATCGAAGTTATGGCATATTTGGAAGTCCGCCAAATTTTTTAATTTGGCTTATTGAGAAAAAAAGATAATAATAAAATTAAAAAATTGGCTCCTGCTTAAACGAACAGTAATCGCTATTTTTCACGCTACGAGCCATATACATCACAGTTGTACGTCATTTAAACCAAGCAAAACCAATAAATGAAATTTAAACAAAATACTATTCTTTTTTTTCTTCTATCAATTCTAATTTTAGGATGCAAGGACTCTGAAAAAAACAAACCAGAACAAAAAACTAAAAATTCTGATTCTTATGTTTTAGTTAGCGATTGGCCAAATTTACCTAGTGATTTCATTTTAGGAAATCCAACTGGACTCGGAATCAACTCTGAAAACAATATTGTGGTTTTTCATAGAGCGAGTAGGGTTTGGCAAGAACCATTGCCAGAAGATAAAATTCAAGAAAACACTATTACGGTTATTGATAAACAAACAGGTAAAGTCTTAAATAGTTGGGGAGCGAATTTATTCATAATGCCACACGGATTAGAAATTGATAAAGAAAATAATATCTGGGTAACAGATGTTGCCCTTCATCAAATTTTTAAATTCAGTTCGGATGGAGCTCTACTTTTGACTTTAGGCGAAGCTCAAGTAGCTGGAAATGACAAAGAACATTTCAATCTTCCGACAGATGTAGCCGTGTCTGCTGATGGCTCTTTTTATGTAAGCGATGGATATGGCAACAGTAGAGTTATTAAATTTTCAACAGACGGAAAATACTTATTTGAATGGGGCAAATTCGGAAATAAACAAGGGGAATTCAATATTCCGCACGGAATTGATTTAGATAAAAATGGATTTGTTTATGTTGCTGACCGAGAAAATAATCGAATTCAAAAGTTTGATAGTAAGGGAAATTTTATCACGCTCTGGCAAAACCAGTCAACTGACCAATTATATTCCGTAACCATTGATAATAAGAAAAACCACTTGTTTGGAATAGATTACTGGATTGATAATGATACTATTGTTAAAGGCTCTGATATTTTTCGCTTTGATTTAGATGTAAACCTTCAAAAGCAGTTTGGTAGAACTGGATTTTATGAAGGTCCAATTTCGAGATATCACGATATTCAAATTGATGATAAAGGAAGTATTTATGTTGGAGATATTTTGGGAAATAGAGTTCAGAAATTTAAATTAAAATAAAAACGCCGTACAACAATGGCTATAAGTAATTGCTTGTTCTCGCCTACTTCTGAAAATCCTCGCGGATTTTCAGTTTGGTGTGTACTTGCAAAGCTTAATACTAAACCACGCAACTACTCATAGCCGAGACCGTTGCCCACAATATGAAAAAACTGCTATCAATAATAATTATACTTCTGATTTGCTCTTGCGCAAGTCCGAAATATAAGGTTATTGACTTTGGACAATTTGAGATTACTGTTCCTGAAAAATGGAATAAATACGCAAGAAAAGGAATTGATAGTTATGTTGGCGGAATTATTACGGATAAAAACGATTCGCTAAATTTTGATTTTGGAAGATATTCTGCCGATTTAAGTAAAAGTGATTATCCAATGGTTTATGATTCTATCGGATTAGCAGAACTCACAAAAAAAGAACGAGAATTATTACCGAAAACTAAACATCTAATTGTCGAAGATTTATTTAAAACAGATGTTGATTTTAAAGAATATTTGCAATACCAAACTGAATTAGATTCTATTGATTGTTTCAAAGCGAAAATAATTACGCCGAGAAACAAAGGTTACGGAGGAACTGGAATTTACATTGATAGTTTAACTGGTAGCAAAGAAAAATATAATAAAATCGGAATTGGATTTTATGGATGGTATTTAAACGAAAAAACTCAAACGGAATTTATCAAAGCATTGAAAACATTGCGCTTCGAAAAATACTGTGGGCAACAACGTATATAAAAAATAGCGCGAGTCGTTGCTAACACAAAGGTTCGGGCATTTTTGGAAAGTCGCCAAATTTTTAAATTTGACAAATTCCCAAAAACAAAATAATTAATAAAATTTAAAAATTCGGCTTGTGTTTTATCCGAAAATTATCGCTTTTTTCAGCGCTACTTTTCATATACAAGACCGTTGTGTGTAATGTTAAAAAAAAGTGAATGAGTAAAAAATACAATCGAATTAAATATTTAGGATACTATCAAATTATAGGAGGAATAATAGGTGTTCTTATGATTCTATTTAGTGTTTACGGAAAATTTAATTCAAACGGATTTTTTTTATTCTCTCTCATTGTTTTTAATCTATTATGTGGATTATCCATCTATAGCGGGATTTTACTTATCCAGAAAAAATATTTAAAGGGGTTAAAATTTTCAGTTTTTACTCAAGGATTTCAAGTACTAAGTTTTGTTTTGTTTGGATATATTTTTGATTTTGCTCTTGGTGTTTATCTTAGACTAACAATAAAACTGACAAATGATAGTCTTCTCGGACTTGATTTCGGATTTGCGAGCTGGAATTTATCACGAAATGCTAATCCTGATTTAACCGAACTGAACATTAACTTTGTAGCATTAGTATTATTATTTTTTATAGCAAATAATTTTGATCGAATGAAAACAGAGATAAGTTTAAAAAATATTGAATGAATTAAACACTACACACAACACCGTATATAGCTCATAGCTAATTGATTGCTTAATCGAAGTTACAGCCTATTTGCTAGACCGCCAAATTTTTTAATTTGGCTTATTGAAAAAAAAAGTAATAATAAAATTAAAAAATTGGCTTGTGCTCAACCGAAAAGTAACTGCTATTTTGCACGCTACGAGCCATATACACAACCGTTACCTACAATAGCACAAAAACCCCAAGCTACGGCCAACGCTACCATAATACTCGGTATATAATTCTGAAGTGAATAGTAAAGCCTCCCTCCGATCCATTACTGAGATAATATATACAATGCACTCCGTGTTGCGGTAAAATCCCGTGAACGGCTCTTAGAGATCAAAATAAACCCGGATCATACAAACACCTAGATCGTTAAAATACATTCCCCAGGGCGCTCTATTAGAACTCACAAGATGAAAAGTAGAACTCACAGGATAAAAATAAATGAGAACCTTAGAACCGCAACACTCCAAATATTTACTAGCTATGGAATATGCGTATGTGGTGCTACAGTAGGTAACAACGGTTATAATTCATTGCAAGTTAAGAGCTAGCCAATGTTTGCTAGTAATTGGATCTACAGCCGCAGCCCTTTTGAACGTTTACTAAAAACTGTCGTGTGTAAAAAAACAGACCACAAATAAAGTAAAAGAGCTGGGCTGCTTTTTGTGGCATCAAGATTTTGGCTTACTTTCATGCAACGAAATCATAACCGAGACCGTTGTGCGCAAGCTAAAAAAACCGATGAACGAAATAAAAACCGACATAAAAATTGGACAACGGATTTTTGAAAATGTTCCCAAAATTGTGCGTCCGAACTGGGCAGGATTGGTTTTATCTCGATTTGATAGATATTTAGAAAAAATGCCTGTCGAGATTTCAGAACTTTATGGAATTATTGACGTGAAAGAAAAATGGAAACTTGCTCACGACCAATTTACCAAAATAAGAATGCTGAATTTATCGAATACGGACAAAGATTTTGAATTGTATTTGAGATTGGCTGAAAGAGTTGCGAAAGTAACTTATAATTCATCGGAACAATCAGCACCGTTTGATGCAAATAGCGGATTTGCTATTCCAATGTTTGCTTTACAATATTGTGATTTAATTGATGACGAAAATTTACATCAAGAAGTGAAATCCACAATTCTAATTTTTCAAAGAAACAAAGGTTTTGAAAATAGCATAACCGCAACGACCGATTTAATAGTTTACAAGAAAATTGATGATATTCTTTGGATTGATTGGGACCCAATTGGAGTTAATGACTTTGCGCCAAGAGACGAATATCAAGGTTACGTTCCAGAAATATTCCGACTGAAAAAAAACGGAGCTGACAGAATTGAAATCGCAAAAAAATTATTAGATATTGAAAGAAACCAAATAGGAATGTTAGGAACTTTAGAAGAGTGTTTAATAATAGCTGACAAAATAATAGAAGCGTAGAAAGCCAGCGCACAACACCGTATATAGCTCATAGCTAATTAATTGTTTAATCGAAGTTAAAGCCTGTTTGCTAGTCCGCCAAATTTTTTAATTTGGCTCATTGAGAAAAAAAAGTAATAATAAAATTAAAAAATTGGCTTTAGCTCAACCGAATAGTAATCGCTATTTTGAGCGCTACGAGCCATATACACAACCGTTGTGCAACATTTGAAAAACCAATCGTTCTAAATTAAAATATGGGGATTTTTGACATTTTTAAGAGAAAAGAGAAATCTACAAGATTTGAATGTTCGACTTGTGGTCAAGTTCACGATGAACTACCAGCTCTTGGGTTTCTGTCACCATTGTATTACGATACTTTAAATGAAAAAGACAAGAAAGAAATAGCCGAATTATCATCTGATTTTTGTGAAATTAAAAACGAAGACCAAACTGACAGATTTATACGAACAACTTTGACAATCAAAATCAATGATGCGTGCGAAGATTTGGATTACGGAATTTGGGTTTCTTTGAGCGAAAAGAGTTTTAATGAATATCAATCTGAATTTAAAAACAACGTTGAAGGAAAAACCTATTTCGGAATGATTAGTAACGAAATTCCTGATTACGAAGAAAGTACTTTAGGTATTCACGTAAATGTGAATACTCGAAGTGGCGGAGTAAGACCTGAAATAATTCCTCACCAAAACGAACATAAACTCATTTCCGACTGGGAAAATGGAATTACAATTAAGGAAGCTGAAAAACGAATAGAACGAATGACAAATTCGTTAACCGAAATTAAACCTGAAAAATTAAATAAAGACCAAACTAGAATAGAATTTAAAAAATTTGTCGGAGATGAAAAATATAATCATTTCATTTTGACACTTTATGAAGCGTTTCCATTAAGAGAGAAATTATTCTTTTGGCAAGAAGAATTGCTTCAGAATTTTTCGAATGAATTTGATATTGAACCAATTCTATTTGAAAATGTCCACGAGATATTTAACTATTGTCCAATCCACGACTTTGAGTTGAAAAAGGATAACGTGAAAATCGCAGATGGAAATGACATAATTCCAAAAATTTCATACGAAAGAGAAAAAGAGCTTTTTCCAATGGCAAATATTAATGCACCTAGAGACTTGGAAAGATTTAATTATCCGAAAGATGTTGACGTTGTTTATTGCGAAAAATGTAGGGAATTGAAGAATAAAAACGTTGCACAACACCGTATATAACTCATAGCTAATTAGTTGATGAATCGAAGTTTAAGCATATTTGCAAGTCTGCCAAATTTTTTAATTTGGCTTATTGATTAAAAAAGTAATAATAAAATTAAAAAATTGGCTCGTGCTCAACCGAAACGTAATCGCTATTTTGCACGCTACGAGCCATATACATCACCGTTACCCAACATTTACCAAAAACCGTAGAAATTGAAATTTAAAATTGGACTTTCATTATTTTTTATTTTCGGATTTTTCTTCTTTAGAGTAATCGGACCAATAATTACTAGAAAATTAAAAGATTTTCATATCAGAAATAATACAGGAATAGTTGAGAAAGCACCAGGTATTTTTAAATTTTTTAGTCTTTTTTTCAAGGCTTTTGCAATATTCTGTTTGATTTATGTAGTAATGATTTGGACTGGGTTTGTAACTATACCAAGCGAATAATGTTCTGGAAAAGAAGGAAAAATAAAACAACGGAATTTAAATGCTCTGAATGTAGAAAAGTGCATTCGGAATGGCCTGCTTTAGCTTTTAAATCACCAGCGAATTACGATTATCTTTCTGACAATGAAAAAACGGAACTTGGAAAATTGGATACAGACTTTTGCGAGATTCATAATGAAGACCAAATTGACCGATTCATAAGAGTGACGCTTACTCAAAAAATAAATAATGCTTGCGAAGCTCTGGAATATGGACTTTGGGTTTCCTTAAGCGAAAAAAGCTATTCTGATTATAAAGAAAATTTCAATAATCCGAAATACGAAACTGGCTTTTTTGGTTGGTTATGCAGCAATATAAGTG is a window of Nonlabens sp. MB-3u-79 DNA encoding:
- a CDS encoding DUF2199 domain-containing protein, producing MGIFDIFKRKEKSTRFECSTCGQVHDELPALGFLSPLYYDTLNEKDKKEIAELSSDFCEIKNEDQTDRFIRTTLTIKINDACEDLDYGIWVSLSEKSFNEYQSEFKNNVEGKTYFGMISNEIPDYEESTLGIHVNVNTRSGGVRPEIIPHQNEHKLISDWENGITIKEAEKRIERMTNSLTEIKPEKLNKDQTRIEFKKFVGDEKYNHFILTLYEAFPLREKLFFWQEELLQNFSNEFDIEPILFENVHEIFNYCPIHDFELKKDNVKIADGNDIIPKISYEREKELFPMANINAPRDLERFNYPKDVDVVYCEKCRELKNKNVAQHRI
- a CDS encoding DUF2199 domain-containing protein, which translates into the protein MFWKRRKNKTTEFKCSECRKVHSEWPALAFKSPANYDYLSDNEKTELGKLDTDFCEIHNEDQIDRFIRVTLTQKINNACEALEYGLWVSLSEKSYSDYKENFNNPKYETGFFGWLCSNISEYGDTSSIPCDVTTKSGNDRPEIFPHEDFDHPFVSDYYNGISKAEAENRINEMIKNVG
- a CDS encoding peptidyl-alpha-hydroxyglycine alpha-amidating lyase family protein; the encoded protein is MKFKQNTILFFLLSILILGCKDSEKNKPEQKTKNSDSYVLVSDWPNLPSDFILGNPTGLGINSENNIVVFHRASRVWQEPLPEDKIQENTITVIDKQTGKVLNSWGANLFIMPHGLEIDKENNIWVTDVALHQIFKFSSDGALLLTLGEAQVAGNDKEHFNLPTDVAVSADGSFYVSDGYGNSRVIKFSTDGKYLFEWGKFGNKQGEFNIPHGIDLDKNGFVYVADRENNRIQKFDSKGNFITLWQNQSTDQLYSVTIDNKKNHLFGIDYWIDNDTIVKGSDIFRFDLDVNLQKQFGRTGFYEGPISRYHDIQIDDKGSIYVGDILGNRVQKFKLK